AGGCTGTTCGCGGAGGAGTCGCGGTCCGGGAGCCTCGAGCTCCTGCTCGCGGTGCCGGTCCGCACGCTGCGGCTGGTGCTCGGCAAGTACCTCGCCGCGCTGCTGACCCTATTCGTCCTGCTTGCTCCGGTATCGCTGTTCGCCGTGCTGCTCGCCGCTTTCGGTGACCCCGATGCCGGGCCGGTGATCACCGGACTTCTGGGCCTGGCACTGCTGGCGGCCGCACTCGTTGCCGTCGGCACGCTGTCTTCGGCGCTGACCACCAGCCAGCCCGTCGCGGCGGTGGGGTCGTTGTTCGCGGTGCTCATCCTGTGGTTCGCGCACGTAGGCTCCGACGCGCTCGCGGCCAATTCGATCCTCGCGTCGCTTTCCATCAGCGAAAGGCTGCGAGGCCTGGCCGGAGGCCTGGTGGACCTGTCCGACGTCGTGTTCTTCGTGGCGGTGGCGGCCGTCGCGCTCACGGCCTCGGTGGCGGCGGTGGAGGCGCGGCGGTGGCGGTGACGGCTCGGCTGGTCGTGCGAGCTCTCCGGGCGGGGGCGTGGCCGTGACCCCCCGAGACCCTGACGTGGCCGTGCCGCGCGCCCGGCCACGGGCCCCCCTCCTGCTTGCCGTGGCGGCCGCCGTCGTCGTCGCGGTGGCGTCCGTCGTGGGGGCCGAGCGGTCGCGGGTGCAGTGGGACCTCACCTCCGAACGCTCCGCGACGCTGTCGGCCGAGACGCTGCGCGTTCTGCGCCGGCTGGACAGCCGGGTGAGAATCACTGCCTTCTTCGCCAGAGCAGACGCCGGCCGCGTGGAGGCGGCGACGCTGCTCAGCCGCTACCGGCGCGAGAACCGCCGGATCTCTTTCCGGATCCTGGACCCCGTGCAACTGCCGGGTGAGTCGCAGCGCCTCGGAGCCGGACGAGGCTCGGCCGCCGTGGAGTCGCTCGGCGGGGACCGTGAGATTGAGGTGGCGCCGCTGCCCATAGAGATCGACATCACGTCGGCCATCGCGAGGCTGGTGCGGCCGTCGCCCGGCACGGTCTGCTTCACGACCGGCCACGGTGAGAGGTCGGTGGACGACGAAAGCCTTACGGGGCTGTCCCAGGCCGCGAAGCTTCTGCGGGACAACGGCTACACGGTCCGCACGGCCGGCATGTTGTCCGGTGCCGGCGGGCTGTCCGGGTGCGACGCTGCCGTGGTGGCGGCCCCCGTGAACCAGCCGTCGCGGGACGCCGTCACCGCCATCACCGAATACCTGTCCGGATCGGGCAAGGCCGTGGTGCTGTCCGACCCGCTGTCGGCGGCGGACCTCACTCCGCTGGTGGACCGGTGGGGCCTGTCCTTTGAGAAAGGCTTTGTCCTGGAGGCCGACCCGGAGTCGAGGCTTCAGTCCGACCTGGTGTCTCCGATCGTCAGCCGCTATACGCGGTCCAACCCCGCCGTCCGGGGGCTGGGTCCGACCTATTTCCCCGGCCTGCAGGCCGTGCGGGCGAAGCATCCGGGGGGCCGTCCGGGGCTGGCCGTGTCCGCGGTGGCCGTCACGAGCAGGACCGCCTACCTGGAGCGCAGCCTCGGCGACGGACGGTTTAACCCGGAAACCGACCTGGAGGGCCCGCTGGAGGTGGGAGCCGCCGCCGACGACAGCGAGGTCACCGGGACGGGACCGGCCGCCGGCATCAGGCGCACGCGGATCCTTGCCTGGGGCGACGTGGACTTCGCCTCCAATCAGTTCATCCCGGAGGCTTCAAACGGACGGCTGGTGGTCCAGGCGGTGGACTGGCTGACCCAGCCCGAGGATCTCGTCGCCGCTGTCCCGAGTTTTCCGAAGGTGCGTGAGCTGGAGCTGACGGAGGCCCGGAGCCGCTACATCCTGTACGTGACGGCGATCGTCGTTCCGGGACTGTTTCTGATCGCGGGGGCCTTTTTGTGGCTGGTCCGCCGCGGGCTGTGACTGCCTGCGCGGCTTGCCGTCCGGGACGTGACTACCGGTAGCGGTAGGTGATGCGGCCCCGCGTGAGGTCGTAGGGCGACAGCTCCACGCGCACCTTGTCGCCCGGCATGATCCGGATGTAGTTCTTGCGCATGCGCCCGGAGATGTGGCCGAGCACGAGGTGACCGTTCTCGAGTTCGACCCGGAACATCACGTTCGGCAGCGCCTCGGTCACAACACCCTCGGCCTCGATGCCGACTTCCTTGATGTCGCTTTCTTTGGCTGGAGGAGGTCCCTCGGTGGCCGCGGGCCGGCCGGGACGGCGCGGCCGTGCGCCTCCGGCGCGGGCTCCTCCTGTGCGCTTCTTGCGTGCCAAACAGCTCTCCTGACCTCAGGGACGGTCCAATGCTAGCAGGGGCGGCCGCCGGTTCAGCAGCCCCCGCAGAACTCCTGGGACGCGATCAGCCCCTTCGGTCCGTTGAATATCCCGATGCCGAGGGCGCTGAAGTCAGGGTCCAGGATGTTGCGCTTGTGCCCGGGCGAGTTCATCAGGCCGCGGTGGGCCAGGGGCACCGTCGGCGCCAGGGCCAGGTTCTCGCCCGAGACCACGAAGCCGATCTTCGCTTTCTGCAAACGCTCGCTCGGCCTGATCCCTTCGAGCGACGCGTGCGCGAAGTACCCCTTTGTGTACATGTCCCTGGAGTGGGATCTGGCTACGTCCGCCAGCCGCTGGTCCCACTTCACAGGTTTGAGCTTGCGCGACGTCCGCTCTTCGTTCACCAGCTTCAGCAGCTCCTTCTCGGCGGCGGCGTCCAGGCGGATCTGAGGCTCGGGGACTGCGGGGAACCGCAGCGCCGGGGGCTCGTCCACCTCCGGCTTTTCGTCGGGGTTGCTCCGCAGCGATCGCAGCGACTGGCGCAGGTACAGGATGAGCTTGTCTGCGTCGCGGTCCGCCACGCCCTGCAGGAGCCTGGTGGCGGGGGACGCCGACGACAGCAGCACCCGTCCCATGGGGGACTTCCGGGCGGCCTGGCTCAGGCCCTGCGGGACCGGCGCCGCCTGGGTGATCAGCAGCACGAAGGTCATCACGACGACGGCGAATGCGAGACCGAAGCCGACTCCGCATATCCGGTTGGTCATGTGCAGGCCGGGGTGCATCACGAGGCGGTTGGCCCGCGCCCCCACGACCGCCACGGCGACGATCAGCGGGGCGAAGATAAGCAGCGCGCCCAGCAGTGTCGCGGTCGCCCCTCGGAAGCCGACGAGACGAAAGGGGGCCGACGCGGCTCCCGCAAAGCGAAGAGACAGCAGCAGCGCCAGCGTGAAGCCCATCAGGTCGATCGCCTGCGAGGCGAAGCCGCGGCGCCAGCCGGTCCGGACCAGCGCGGCGATCAGCCCCAGGATGAGCGTGTCGATGAACAGGAACATTCGTCAGGCCCCCGACGTGTCGGTGGGAACGCGGTCGACCTGCACCCCCATCTCACGCATCCACGCGATGGCCCGGTCCAGCGACTCCTCGCTGCCCTCGGCCTCCAGGATCACCCAGCCGACCGACTCCTCCACGTTGGCCCGCCGGATGTTGGTGACGATGTCATGGTCGCGCCCCAGCCGCCAGATGAGCGGCTCCTGGATGAGGTCCCCCGGCAGGGTCAGGTGCAGTCGCAGCTTCGGCACGCTGACGACCTCAGGCCGATGCGATCGGCAGCCGCGCGCCGCCGGCACGGTACCCGCGAGGGTCGATGTGGACCGCCGCATACCCGGCCGACGCGACTGCCGCGGCCACCTCGTCGCGCATGGACTCCAGCCTCTCGAGGTCGGTTTGCGGCACCTCCACGGAAGCCGTGTCGCCCCTGTGCCGGACGCGCACCTGCCGGAACCCCAGCGACCGGACCGCCGCCTCGGCCTTCTCCACCGCCTGCAGGGCCTCGGTGGTCACGGCGGTCCCGTGCGGGATCCGTGACGAAAGGCACGCCGCCTGCGGCTTGTCCCACACCGTCAGCCCCGCCTCGCGCGCGAGTTGGCGTACATCGTCCTTCGACAGTCCGGCCTCCAGAAGCGGCTGCCGGACGCCGCGCCGCCGGGCGCTGACGAGCCCGGGCCGGACGTCGCCCAGGTCGTCGGATACCGTGCCGATGGCGACGTGGCGGTGTCCGAGCGTCGCGGCCAGCGGCAACAGCCGGTCGAACAGCGCCTCCTTGCAGTGAAAGCAGCGGTCCGGGGAGTTGGCGAGGTATTCCGCCCGCTCGAACTCGTCGGTCCGCACCACGCGCACCGGAAAGCCCGACTGCGCCGCAACGTCCAGCGCCTCGCGCAGCTCGGCGCGCGGAAGCGACGCCGAGTCGGCTATCGCCGCGCACGAACGGGGGCCGAGCACGGAGTGGGCCGCGTACGCGAGGTAGGTCGAGTCGACGCCGCCGGAGTACGCGACGACCACCGATTCCATCTCGCGCAGGACCGACTCCAGTTGCGGGGTCACCATGTCATTCAATCACCGCTATGAGCGCACCGGTCTCCACCAGGGTGCCGGCCTCCACCTTCAGCTCCGCCAGCGTGCCGTCGCGGGGGGCCACGATGTGGTTCTCCATCTTCATGGCCTCCAGCGTGCACAGCAGGTCACCCGCCTTCACCGCCTGGCCCTCGGACGCCACCACCTTCAGGATCGTGCCCTGCATTGGAGCCCGGACCTCGTCGTGCGCGCCGTCGGACCCGTGAGTCGACGCCGCCTTTGTGAGCTTCCGGAACCTGCGGACCGGCCCCCCGGCCTCCTCGAGCCGGACGTCATACCTGCGCCCGGAGACCTCCACGGCGAAGGTCCTGGTGACGACGTCGCTCCCGGCCTCGACGGGCGGCGGAGCCTCGGCCTCCGGCAGTGACTCCAGCAGCGCCGGGAGCCGCGCCAAAAAGTCGTCCTCCACGAACCGCGTCCATACCCGGCCCTCGACGAAGGCCGGATCGGACAGAAGCGCGCGGTGGAACGGGATGGTCGTAGCGATCCCCCCGATGTGGAACTGCGACAGCGCGCGCAGGGTCCGCAGCCGGGCCTGCTCGCGGCTGGTGCCGTAGCAGATGAGCTTTGCCACCAGTGAGTCGTAGTCGCGCGGGACGCTGCGTCCGGCTCCGAATCCCTCGTCCACGCGCACCCACGGGCCGGACGGCTCGGTCCACGCGGTGATGTCGCCGGGGGAGGGGATGAAACCCTTGGCCGGGTTCTCCGCGTTGATGCGGCACTCGATCGCGTGGCCCCGGATCGTCAGGGATTCGTAGCCCAGGGGCTCGCCGTCCGCCAAACGGATCTGCTCCGCGACGAGGTCGGTGCCGGTCACGAGCTCGGTCACGGGATGCTCGACCTGAAGCCGCGTGTTCATCTCGAGGAACGAAAGCTCGCCCTGCTCGGACAGCAGGAACTCCAGCGTCCCGGCGGACCGGTACCCGACCGCCCCCGCCAGCGACACCGCGGCCTGCGCCAAGGTCTCCCGGATCTGGGGAGTGACCGCCGGGGACGGCGCCTCCTCGACCAGCTTTTGATGGCGCCGCTGCGTCGAACAGTCGCGTTCCCCGCAAAAGGCGACCGTGCCGTGGGAGTCGGCCAGGACCTGGACCTCCACGTGGCGGGGACGGTCCACGTAGCGCTCCAGGAAGACCGACGCGTCCCCGAAGTAGGCCTGGGCCTCCCGGGACGCCCCCTCCAGCGCCTCGCGCAGGTCGGCCTCCGAGCGCGCGACCCTGAACGCCTTGCCGCCTCCGCCCATCACCGCTTTCACCGCGATCGGGTAACCGTGCTCGCGCGCGAAGTCCTCGGCCCCCTGGGCGTCCACCGCGCCCTGCGTGCCGGCGACGACCGGGACGCCCGCGGCGATGGCCGTCGCGCGGGCGGACACCTTGTCTCCCATCGCGCGCATCGCCGCGGGGGGAGGTCCGATCCAGATCAGGCCCGCGTCCGTGACGGCTTGGGCGAAAGCCTCGTTTTCGGCCAAAAACCCGTAGCCGGGATGGACCGCTTCGGCCCCCGACTGGCGGGCGGCGTCCAGGATCCGGTCGATGCGCAGGTAGCTTTCGGCCGGGGGCGGGGGGCCGAGCAGGTAGGCCTCGTCGGCCACTTCCGCGTGCAGCGCCCGCCGGTCGGACTCGGAGTAGACGGCGACGGAGGCGACGCCGAGGTCCGACAGCGTTCGCATGATTCGGACGGCGATCTCGCCGCGGTTGGCGACCAGGACCTTTCGGATCATCCGCGGCGCCGCTACTGCGGGAGGTCCAGGCCGAGGTGCGCGGCCAGGAACGACTGCGTGTCCACCGACAGCTCGATGGTCCTTCCGATGGACCGCGCCCCATGTCCGGTGTTGACCTCCCGCCGCATCAGGACGGGCCGGTCCGACGACGTCGCCCACTGAAGCGCGGCGCACATCTTGCGCGCGTGCATCGGGTCCACCCGCGTGTCGGACTCGAACACGGTGAACAGCACTGCCGGGTAG
The window above is part of the Actinomycetota bacterium genome. Proteins encoded here:
- a CDS encoding ABC transporter permease subunit; translation: MTRALLVKELKVLWTSPLPYVLGAVLHVTLGVLGHGQVVGRAQAVFQPLVPIAGFLVLLSAPVLTARLFAEESRSGSLELLLAVPVRTLRLVLGKYLAALLTLFVLLAPVSLFAVLLAAFGDPDAGPVITGLLGLALLAAALVAVGTLSSALTTSQPVAAVGSLFAVLILWFAHVGSDALAANSILASLSISERLRGLAGGLVDLSDVVFFVAVAAVALTASVAAVEARRWR
- a CDS encoding GldG family protein; translated protein: MTPRDPDVAVPRARPRAPLLLAVAAAVVVAVASVVGAERSRVQWDLTSERSATLSAETLRVLRRLDSRVRITAFFARADAGRVEAATLLSRYRRENRRISFRILDPVQLPGESQRLGAGRGSAAVESLGGDREIEVAPLPIEIDITSAIARLVRPSPGTVCFTTGHGERSVDDESLTGLSQAAKLLRDNGYTVRTAGMLSGAGGLSGCDAAVVAAPVNQPSRDAVTAITEYLSGSGKAVVLSDPLSAADLTPLVDRWGLSFEKGFVLEADPESRLQSDLVSPIVSRYTRSNPAVRGLGPTYFPGLQAVRAKHPGGRPGLAVSAVAVTSRTAYLERSLGDGRFNPETDLEGPLEVGAAADDSEVTGTGPAAGIRRTRILAWGDVDFASNQFIPEASNGRLVVQAVDWLTQPEDLVAAVPSFPKVRELELTEARSRYILYVTAIVVPGLFLIAGAFLWLVRRGL
- the infA gene encoding translation initiation factor IF-1, with protein sequence MKEVGIEAEGVVTEALPNVMFRVELENGHLVLGHISGRMRKNYIRIMPGDKVRVELSPYDLTRGRITYRYR
- a CDS encoding CvpA family protein, coding for MFLFIDTLILGLIAALVRTGWRRGFASQAIDLMGFTLALLLSLRFAGAASAPFRLVGFRGATATLLGALLIFAPLIVAVAVVGARANRLVMHPGLHMTNRICGVGFGLAFAVVVMTFVLLITQAAPVPQGLSQAARKSPMGRVLLSSASPATRLLQGVADRDADKLILYLRQSLRSLRSNPDEKPEVDEPPALRFPAVPEPQIRLDAAAEKELLKLVNEERTSRKLKPVKWDQRLADVARSHSRDMYTKGYFAHASLEGIRPSERLQKAKIGFVVSGENLALAPTVPLAHRGLMNSPGHKRNILDPDFSALGIGIFNGPKGLIASQEFCGGC
- a CDS encoding NIL domain-containing protein — encoded protein: MPKLRLHLTLPGDLIQEPLIWRLGRDHDIVTNIRRANVEESVGWVILEAEGSEESLDRAIAWMREMGVQVDRVPTDTSGA
- the larE gene encoding ATP-dependent sacrificial sulfur transferase LarE, translated to MTPQLESVLREMESVVVAYSGGVDSTYLAYAAHSVLGPRSCAAIADSASLPRAELREALDVAAQSGFPVRVVRTDEFERAEYLANSPDRCFHCKEALFDRLLPLAATLGHRHVAIGTVSDDLGDVRPGLVSARRRGVRQPLLEAGLSKDDVRQLAREAGLTVWDKPQAACLSSRIPHGTAVTTEALQAVEKAEAAVRSLGFRQVRVRHRGDTASVEVPQTDLERLESMRDEVAAAVASAGYAAVHIDPRGYRAGGARLPIASA
- a CDS encoding biotin carboxylase N-terminal domain-containing protein, whose translation is MIRKVLVANRGEIAVRIMRTLSDLGVASVAVYSESDRRALHAEVADEAYLLGPPPPAESYLRIDRILDAARQSGAEAVHPGYGFLAENEAFAQAVTDAGLIWIGPPPAAMRAMGDKVSARATAIAAGVPVVAGTQGAVDAQGAEDFAREHGYPIAVKAVMGGGGKAFRVARSEADLREALEGASREAQAYFGDASVFLERYVDRPRHVEVQVLADSHGTVAFCGERDCSTQRRHQKLVEEAPSPAVTPQIRETLAQAAVSLAGAVGYRSAGTLEFLLSEQGELSFLEMNTRLQVEHPVTELVTGTDLVAEQIRLADGEPLGYESLTIRGHAIECRINAENPAKGFIPSPGDITAWTEPSGPWVRVDEGFGAGRSVPRDYDSLVAKLICYGTSREQARLRTLRALSQFHIGGIATTIPFHRALLSDPAFVEGRVWTRFVEDDFLARLPALLESLPEAEAPPPVEAGSDVVTRTFAVEVSGRRYDVRLEEAGGPVRRFRKLTKAASTHGSDGAHDEVRAPMQGTILKVVASEGQAVKAGDLLCTLEAMKMENHIVAPRDGTLAELKVEAGTLVETGALIAVIE